The DNA region GACCAACGATAGTGCACTTAAGAAAATATTCGAGATTAAACAACGCCCGGCAGACCACCCGTTGATTGTACATATTGGTGACATGAACCAAGTGAGTAATTGGGCAACGACGTTTCCCGAAGTTGCCGTTAATCTGGCAAAAGCCTTTTGGCCCGGCCCATTAACGTTGGTGTTACCTGCACAGCCCCATGTGTCACGCGTCGTGCGTGGTGATGAAGCAACCGTCGCGCTACGAGTGCCTAACCATCCGGTTGCGTTGGCATTGCTTACGCATGGTGGTTTAAGCGTTGCAGCACCTTCTGCCAATTTATTTACCCAGCTTAGCCCGACAACAGCCGCACATGTTGAAGCGGGATTGGGTGAATCAATTCCAGTGCTAGATGGCGGCGCCTGCAATGTGGGGATAGAGTCAACCATTGTGAGCGTCTCTGCCAATGGGCAATGGCAGTTGCTACGCCCGGGTATGATTAGTGAGGATGATATTGCTGAGGTAGCCACCGCTCATCATCAAGTGTCCTCTGCCGTGAGTGCAGATGCCCAACAGGCGCTACCTAAAGTGCCGGGTCAGCATGCATTGCACTATTCACCCCGCACGCCATTGCTGTTGTTTAAAGACAGGCAGGCACTGATTCAAGAAGGCGAAGCATTGCAAGCCGCGGGGTTGTCTTGTGCGGCGATGCTGATTGGCGATAGTAATGATAGCGAGCTAAACTGCCAATCGATCACGTTACCTAACTCGCCAGATAAGGCGGCTGAGCTGTTATATAGTAGCTTACATCACTTAGATGCGATGAAAGTCGACCGCTTATTGGTGGAGCTACCACCTGCTTTACCCGCATGGCTGGCGGTATTGGATAGATTAAGTCGCGCTGGATATCGATGATTTGTTGTATATTACGTATTGATTACAATTAAGCACGCATCTAATCGTCATCCGTTTAAGTGATTTGTCCGTACAATTTAGGTTCGAAATATGATTATTAAATTAAAGCAGTTTGTTTTAGCCTCTTTATTAGCAGTAGTGATTCCAGCCTGTAGTTCTATTGGTTTATCCAATCCCTTTCGGGGCGAGACGAGTGAGCAGTCGCCCTATCCCAAAGATGCTACTGAATACGTGTGTGATGGTAATAAACACTTTCATGTGCGCATACTGAACAACGGTAGCGATGCTTGGTTAATTTATCCAGATCATGAAGTGAACTTGCCAAAATCAAGCGATGATAATCGCCGTTATGCGAGTGGCGTGATTGCGCTAGTAATTAATGGAGATGCTACAACACTGAATGATGGTGAGAAAATAGCTTATCTTAATTGCAAGCCACAGCTAAAGAAATAATATATTCACAAAGTATTTAATCATGCTGTTTGATGATGTTTTTCTGTTGGTTTTATCACTAGTGCTTTAATTTATTGTTGATTCAATGGATTCTTAGCCTGAGTCCTTATTAAATTGTGATAGGATAATTTCAATCTAGCCTTATTGTCTCCTTATGCAAAAAAAGATTTCCACAATTTGGCGTTTCTTGTTGCCTGTGCTGATTTTGTTAGCTGTCGCACCTTTTGTGCTAACAGGGCAACAAGCTTCACAGCAATTAGACAATATTCATGCAGGCGCAAATGAGCAAGCGAAAACTCTAGTTCGTCTGTTGGATGTCACCGAAGAATTGGTCAGTGAGCAGGCTAATTCTGCCATGCGCTTATTAAAACAACGCAGTCAGGCGTTAGGTCAAGTACACATCGATGGCTTGATTCAACTTCAAGCCAAATCGTTACCCAATCTTAAAATGGGTGAGACTGAGATTACTGGTCATTTTGATCTGGTCGATAGTGTCAGTGATTTGTTTGGTGGTACTGCCACCATGTTTGTGCGGTCTGGTGATGGTTTTGTGCGTATTGCCACCAATGTTAAGCAAGATAATGGGGCGCGTGCCGTAGGAACGCTACTTAATCCTAAGGGTAAAGTGATTCACGCTTTATTAGCCGGTAAAGAATACCATGGCGTCGTTGATATCCTTGGTCAGCCTTATATTACAAGATACGAC from Methylotenera sp. L2L1 includes:
- a CDS encoding L-threonylcarbamoyladenylate synthase, giving the protein MRVSLEQAIAELKSGGVVAIPTETVYGLAADATNDSALKKIFEIKQRPADHPLIVHIGDMNQVSNWATTFPEVAVNLAKAFWPGPLTLVLPAQPHVSRVVRGDEATVALRVPNHPVALALLTHGGLSVAAPSANLFTQLSPTTAAHVEAGLGESIPVLDGGACNVGIESTIVSVSANGQWQLLRPGMISEDDIAEVATAHHQVSSAVSADAQQALPKVPGQHALHYSPRTPLLLFKDRQALIQEGEALQAAGLSCAAMLIGDSNDSELNCQSITLPNSPDKAAELLYSSLHHLDAMKVDRLLVELPPALPAWLAVLDRLSRAGYR